One window of the Lytechinus pictus isolate F3 Inbred chromosome 5, Lp3.0, whole genome shotgun sequence genome contains the following:
- the LOC129261313 gene encoding uncharacterized protein LOC129261313 produces the protein MASTDEYKITKEEAFHFLDNVLQIESAEMKLKANKVKFLEDVIKAMHHHIPYQTIKRIAMPDEERRLPTAAGIKSDITSKLGGLCYQLQIFSWMLLRALNFDAHLVPMDGMRRENIHVGIVLKDLTCQGSKHLFEVGTSLPTHRLVPLHFDQGSPEYNDSCMTYRFIHDQNGTFIFQPRVSSVSSLATKYPELIDGKWFSFGFIHTEQTVLVSHFDSATYMRKLFTNVDELFCFIGLLCVSYPNGRLVSIKNSKLTLVDEANQMQHFQFRSDDDFLEAFQRYFPQYPESMIRAAMKNAQFKLP, from the coding sequence ATGGCGTCGACTGATGAGTATAAAATCACAAAGGAAGAAGCATTCCATTTCCTGGACAATGTCTTGCAGATAGAATCCGCAGAAATGAAACTGAAGGCAAACAAGGTCAAGTTCCTGGAGGACGTTATCAAAGCGATGCACCACCACATCCCTTACCAAACTATAAAAAGAATCGCCATGCCTGACGAAGAGCGGCGTTTACCAACGGCAGCAGGCATCAAGTCCGATATCACTTCCAAACTAGGAGGCCTTTGTTATCAGCTGCAGATATTCAGCTGGATGTTGCTACGTGCTCTCAACTTCGATGCCCATTTGGTACCAATGGATGGGATGCGTAGAGAAAATATTCACGTTGGTATCGTCCTCAAGGACCTTACCTGCCAGGGGTCAAAGCACCTGTTCGAAGTCGGGACGAGTCTTCCGACTCACCGTTTGGTACCGCTTCATTTTGATCAGGGATCACCTGAATATAATGATTCCTGTATGACATACCGCTTCATACATGATCAAAATGGTACGTTCATCTTTCAGCCCAGAGTAAGCTCGGTATCATCACTTGCGACTAAGTATCCAGAACTGATCGATGGCAAGTGGTTTTCGTTCGGCTTTATCCACACCGAACAAACTGTTCTTGTGTCTCATTTCGACTCTGCTACATATATGAGGAAATTATTCACCAACGTTGACGAGCTCTTTTGTTTTATAGGTTTACTTTGTGTGTCGTACCCCAACGGTCGGCTTGTGAGCATCAAGAATTCTAAACTGACGCTAGTTGATGAAGCGAATCAGATGCAGCATTTTCAGTTCCGGTCGGATGACGACTTTCTCGAGGCTTTCCAGCGTTATTTCCCTCAATATCCTGAGAGTATGATTCGAGCCGCTATGAAGAATGCTCAGTTCAAACTGCCATAA
- the LOC129261146 gene encoding uncharacterized protein LOC129261146 encodes MASGFSTSELCEEEGCKRNSQLVCALSEKRRLCQPCASKKIAEEGEASWTCKKHAEPIKFFCVQHNVLLCQSCATVAHQKPCDLKDVEDAVKECKEKLKDVLPAVKDRIPVWHKHMKTVLETSSDIHVHFDNVESQIRAHFEHEKEIERNRSKEKDVAITEESERKIQIIHKQRDEELKRNVEDLQVREQELEKTLESIVGEFNGIRKVVTEEMKEITERSKDVLERLDESLEGIEHVLLSDQELCVRARELLKTANDALHSDTGANSLQLVSTAAREVKFVKRQRENAVPIYRIDGFRGRWEVVDTVDIPKNVKLPSLVGCVGEGSAAIRDNRSGDLYLANLKTKAAEKIIESRPTHGAVVSCVSLDDKTTVCGKAMKGEFADCVSFYDADWKLIHRQETSRTEDPIGGTKRVFVDVDCTGMILAADFMASDVNIINPSNFKKDVEGSIVGTIPIKDKMSAEGFRSLSSGDIVVKSGYGGLSVLDRSGEVKNFIQDYEWGSTEFCVDSMTDALYVVYKDPEKMMYAVDQVRAESGVVFRKILEYPMSVSTKHTQTQRCTVTPSGIIIAFNGERLFLFKKYFTL; translated from the coding sequence ATGGCGTCTGGATTCTCTACAAGTGAATTGTGCGAAGAGGAAGGATGTAAACGAAATAGTCAGCTCGTATGCGCTTTATCAGAAAAACGAAGGCTATGCCAACCGTGTGCCTCCAAGAAAATTGCCGAAGAAGGTGAAGCGTCATGGACGTGTAAGAAGCATGCGGAACCTATTAAGTTCTTCTGCGTGCAACACAATGTTCTACTCTGCCAGTCCTGTGCCACCGTAGCCCACCAGAAGCCTTGCGATTTGAAAGATGTGGAGGATGCCGTGAAAGAGTGCAAAGAGAAACTGAAAGATGTTCTACCAGCTGTCAAGGACAGAATACCAGTCTGGCACAAGCACATGAAGACTGTTTTAGAAACATCCAGTGATATTCATGTCCATTTTGATAATGTTGAAAGTCAAATCCGAGCCCACTTTGAACACGaaaaggaaattgaaagaaatagatCAAAGGAGAAGGATGTTGCAATAACTGAAGAGTCAGAACGGAAGATACAGATCATACACAAACAGCGCGATGAGGAATTGAAAAGGAACGTGGAAGACTTACAGGTTCGTGAGCAAGAGCTTGAAAAAACGCTGGAAAGCATTGTCGGTGAATTCAATGGCATTAGAAAGGTAGTGACAGAAGAGATGAAAGAAATAACAGAGAGATCAAAAGATGTCTTGGAAAGGTTAGATGAATCGCTTGAAGGAATTGAACATGTTCTCTTGAGTGACCAGGAACTCTGTGTCCGTGCGAGAGAATTACTAAAAACAGCGAATGACGCCTTACATAGTGATACAGGGGCAAACTCATTGCAGCTGGTGTCTACCGCGGCTCGTGAAGTAAAATTTGTCAAGAGACAAAGAGAAAATGCTGTACCAATTTACAGAATTGATGGATTTCGTGGAAGATGGGAAGTAGTAGATACTGTCGATATTCCGAAGAATGTTAAATTGCCAAGTCTGGTTGGTTGTGTCGGAGAAGGATCTGCAGCCATTCGTGATAACCGATCGGGTGACTTGTACCTAGCAAATCTGAAAACCAAAGCAGCCGAAAAGATTATTGAGAGTAGACCTACACACGGTGCAGTTGTCTCATGCGTATCTCTCGATGACAAAACAACTGTTTGTGGAAAAGCCATGAAGGGTGAGTTTGCCGACTGCGTATCTTTCTACGATGCAGACTGGAAGCTTATTCACAGGCAGGAAACGTCACGAACCGAAGATCCTATAGGTGGAACAAAACGGGTCTTTGTGGACGTCGACTGTACAGGAATGATCCTCGCTGCTGATTTCATGGCATCAGACGTAAATATCATAAACCCTTCCAATTTTAAGAAAGATGTCGAAGGAAGTATTGTTGGGACCATACCCATCAAGGATAAGATGAGCGCAGAGGGATTTCGATCCCTTTCATCAGGAGACATAGTCGTGAAATCTGGGTATGGAGGCCTGAGCGTACTAGACAGATCGGGTGAGGTTAAAAACTTCATCCAAGATTATGAGTGGGGCTCTACGGAGTTCTGCGTCGACTCCATGACAGACGCCCTCTACGTTGTCTACAAGGATCCTGAAAAGATGATGTATGCTGTTGATCAGGTCCGTGCTGAAAGTGGTGTGGTATTCAGGAAGATCCTGGAGTACCCTATGTCAGTGAGTACAAAGCACACACAGACTCAAAGGTGTACTGTAACCCCGTCAGGAATTATCATTGCATTTAACGGGGAAAGGCTATttcttttcaagaaatatttcaCTTTATAG